The following proteins come from a genomic window of Scomber japonicus isolate fScoJap1 chromosome 4, fScoJap1.pri, whole genome shotgun sequence:
- the sox18 gene encoding transcription factor Sox-18B, which yields MNLTEPSLLHPGRGSLRGPWASGTPSPASDSEMGFEQSLSGDCSSPDGGGGGGLGTGNMRRAETRISLTPGSGGQSPDLSQAGGLGGLGGLGAADGKAAGGEQRIRRPMNAFMVWAKDERKRLALQNPDLHNAVLSKMLGQSWKALSAPDKRPFVEEAERLRVQHLQDHPNYKYRPRRKKTTKKLKRVEPGLLLHSLAQGGGLGPGISTLGPDGVSGGSAYGHPGAHHQHHHHSHHLLPSLGHFRDLQAPGHQDLESYGLPTPEMSPLDVLDDGAGESVFFPQHMQEEAGMGGGWSGYHHHLHHHNPHYSHHYSNNNHGLHNSMHAAAAATHGQGSGMSVAAGGIGSSLSPGRSSRMTSVESSMTSSMSSVTSALAAGSRLNPSHHIALRSPVKCQPPLPDSSSSVSYHQPSISLAETIKPHQTSLSSVPVSYFSQMYGSGAPSAPHFTPSHLGQLSPPPETSPSTCSSSSIPPSTFIPSVHLDHSNPDSSSSGHLASSSSVEFWSEVDRHEFDQYVNVGRSREDAYGGCGGGPKVLLGRSSSGLGSSINSSVNSIMNGAGGCDEGVSPLISALSDASSAVYYSACITG from the exons ATGAATTTAACCGAGCCGTCTCTCCTGCACCCCGGCCGGGGGTCCCTCAGGGGTCCGTGGGCTTCTGGGACTCCGAGCCCTGCCTCTGATTCTGAGATGGGTTTTGAGCAGAGCCTCTCTGGAGACTGCAGCTCTCCTgacggcggcggcggcggcggcctCGGGACAGGAAACATGAGGAGAGCAGAAACCAGGATTTCTCTGACGCCCGGTTCAGGAGGACAGAGTCCGGACCTGAGCCAGGcgggaggactgggaggactgggaggactgggagcaGCTGATGGGAAGGCGGCGGGGGGCGAGCAGAGGATCCGCAGGCCCATGAATGCTTTCATGGTTTGGGCTAAAGATGAGAGGAAGCGGCTGGCTCTGCAGAACCCGGACCTGCACAACGCCGTGCTCAGCAAGATGCTCG GTCAGTCATGGAAAGCCCTCAGCGCTCCAGACAAGCGTCCGTTCGTGGAGGAAGCCGAGCGTCTCCGGGTGCAGCACCTCCAGGATCACCCCAACTACAAATACCGACCTCGCCGCAAGAAGACCACCAAGAAACTCAAGCGGGTGGAACCGGGTCTCCTGCTGCACAGCTTGGCCCAAGGCGGGGGGCTAGGACCCGGCATCAGCACTCTGGGTCCAGACGGCGTCTCTGGAGGTTCTGCTTACGGACATCCAGGCGCtcaccatcaacaccatcaCCACTCCCACCACCTGCTGCCCTCTTTGGGTCACTTCAGGGACCTGCAGGCTCCAGGACACCAAGACTTAGAAAGCTACGGCCTCCCGACTCCAGAGATGTCCCCGTTGGACGTTCTGGACGACGGAGCCGGGGAGTCGGTGTTCTTCCCTCAGCATATGCAAGAGGAGGCGGGGATGGGAGGAGGATGGAGCGGCtaccatcatcaccttcatcatcacaaCCCGCATTATAGCCATCACTATAGCAACAACAACCACGGGCTTCATAACTCGATGCATGCCGCAGCAGCTGCGACACACGGTCAGGGTTCAGGGATGAGCGTAGCAGCCGGTGGCATCGGCTCCAGTTTGAGTCCAGGGAGAAGCTCCAGGATGACGTCGGTGGAGTCGAGTATGACGTCAAGCATGAGCTCCGTGACTTCGGCGTTGGCGGCGGGTTCTAGGTTAAATCCGAGTCACCACATCGCCTTGAGGAGTCCTGTGAAGTGCCAACCACCGCTCCCTGACTCCTCCTCTTCCGTCTCCTACCACCAACCGTCAATCAGCCTGGCGGAGACGATAAAACCCCACCAGACCTCCCTGAGCTCCGTCCCCGTCAGCTACTTCAGCCAAATGTATGGCAGCGGCGCCCCGAGTGCTCCCCACTTCACTCCTTCTCACCTGGGGCAGCTTTCACCTCCTCCTGAAACATCTCCATCCACCTGCTcgtcctcctccatccctccatccaccttCATCCCCTCGGTGCACTTAGACCATTCGAATCcagactcctcctcctctggacATTTAGCGTCTTCTTCCTCTGTCGAGTTCTGGTCTGAGGTGGACAGGCATGAGTTCGACCAGTATGTGAACGTCGGGAGGAGTCGGGAGGATGCTTACGGAGGTTGCGGGGGCGGACCTAAAGTCCTATTGGGGCGGAGTAGTAGTGGCCTAGGCAGCAGCATTAACAGCAGTGTGAACAGCATCATGAATGGTGCAGGCGGGTGTGACGAAGGAGTCAGCCCTCTTATATCTGCTCTGTCTGATGCTAGCAGTGCTGTCTATTACAGTGCATGTATCACTGGATGA